In a single window of the Montipora capricornis isolate CH-2021 chromosome 11, ASM3666992v2, whole genome shotgun sequence genome:
- the LOC138024986 gene encoding uncharacterized protein isoform X1: MDSSTKSAFAENYLFKTSDNIVQKRCLLLLMHRKEEVMGSRNCRMKSLFLASIVCIAVFIYMHLKGEVWNANTQLPVLHSRNLARKSSGWQHKTGKPTSLTSIPDISRTLSRQYHTGHTTGSTSIIKTSSNLKRANDHSITLLVRMAGKLAKHRHRYYCDLFRTTVLYWPPSYGKTVVVLDEESELDHVFGEKIKAQTKDFFPEYKLEVLFETLPKDPSVLDFPGSPKPPGYNRQLWSSFFLDLYTNDSIIAWMDNDAAFITPVTKSSIFSGSKLRALGWDCSLGKKWVQAWARTTELALGFPYVADFMTYFPVYIYRDTFTHCREHILKRFNTHIFNEAFKQFYFDFLSPVSIVMSYAWYFERDRYDWNMKICSDLNKYNKKFPAGHTIGLEHTESVLSEPQTTFHVPYAESLFANVLVSYCLSHEASGKKMDVCSKHDFSLSDNFDLLQHDLQRIVSLPEHPCSGDKRNFCLQVLERHYKQVGAEIKENRRKVDWHNVETVERLANDVDIKCEAITFQR, translated from the coding sequence gtgttTATTACTACTGATGCACCGTAAAGAAGAAGTCATGGGTTCCAGGAATTGCCGCATGAAATCCCTTTTTTTGGCAAGTATTGTATGCATTGCTGTTTTCATATACATGCATTTAAAGGGTGAGGTGTGGAATGCTAACACCCAGTTGCCTGTCTTACATTCAAGAAATTTGGCCAGGAAAAGCTCTGGTTGGCAGCACAAAACAGGAAAGCCAACTAGCTTAACAAGTATTCCAGACATCTCGAGAACTTTGAGTAGGCAATACCACACAGGACACACAACTGGCTCAACAAGTATCATAAAAACCTCAAGTAATTTAAAAAGAGCAAATGACCACTCAATAACACTTCTTGTGAGAATGGCAGGTAAACTGGCGAAGCACAGGCATCGCTACTACTGCGATTTATTCAGAACTACTGTTCTCTATTGGCCACCTTCCTATGGTAAAACAGTCGTTGTGCTTGACGAGGAGTCTGAACTTGACCACGTGtttggggagaaaattaaagcccaaacaaaagatttctttCCAGAGTACAAGCTTGAAGTATTGTTTGAAACACTGCCAAAAGACCCAAGTGTGTTGGACTTCCCTGGCTCTCCAAAACCGCCAGGTTATAACCGCCAGCTATGGAGCAGTTTTTTCTTGGATCTGTATACCAATGATTCAATTATAGCATGGATGGATAATGACGCTGCCTTCATCACACCCGTAACAAAATCTTCAATATTTAGTGGTTCAAAGTTGCGGGCCTTGGGCTGGGATTGCTCTTTGGGAAAGAAATGGGTTCAGGCTTGGGCACGAACTACAGAACTGGCGTTAGGATTTCCATATGTCGCAGACTTTATGACATACTTCCCAGTCTACATTTATCGTGATACATTCACTCACTGTCGAGAGCACATCCTGAAACGTTTCAACACGCATATCTTCAACGAAGCTTTCAAACAGTTCTATTTTGACTTCCTCTCCCCTGTCAGTATTGTCATGAGCTATGCTTGGTATTTTGAAAGAGACCGATATGATTGGAACATGAAGATCTGCTCTGATTTGAATAAGTACAACAAAAAATTTCCTGCTGGTCATACTATTGGTCTGGAGCACACAGAATCGGTATTATCTGAGCCACAAACAACCTTTCATGTACCTTATGCagaatcattgtttgcaaatgtACTCGTCAGCTACTGCTTATCACATGAAGCCTCAGGGAAAAAGATGGATGTCTGCTCAAAGCATGACTTTTCTCTGAGTGATAACTTTGATCTCCTACAGCATGATCTCCAAAGAATTGTATCTCTACCAGAACATCCCTGTTCTGgtgacaaaagaaatttttgtttgcaagTCCTAGAACGTCATTACAAACAAGTTGGTGCTGAGATTAAAGAAAATAGGCGTAAAGTGGACTGGCATAATGTAGAAACTGTTGAAAGGTTAGCAAATGACGTGGATATAAAATGTGAGGCCATAACATTTCAAAGGTAG
- the LOC138024986 gene encoding uncharacterized protein isoform X2, with product MHRKEEVMGSRNCRMKSLFLASIVCIAVFIYMHLKGEVWNANTQLPVLHSRNLARKSSGWQHKTGKPTSLTSIPDISRTLSRQYHTGHTTGSTSIIKTSSNLKRANDHSITLLVRMAGKLAKHRHRYYCDLFRTTVLYWPPSYGKTVVVLDEESELDHVFGEKIKAQTKDFFPEYKLEVLFETLPKDPSVLDFPGSPKPPGYNRQLWSSFFLDLYTNDSIIAWMDNDAAFITPVTKSSIFSGSKLRALGWDCSLGKKWVQAWARTTELALGFPYVADFMTYFPVYIYRDTFTHCREHILKRFNTHIFNEAFKQFYFDFLSPVSIVMSYAWYFERDRYDWNMKICSDLNKYNKKFPAGHTIGLEHTESVLSEPQTTFHVPYAESLFANVLVSYCLSHEASGKKMDVCSKHDFSLSDNFDLLQHDLQRIVSLPEHPCSGDKRNFCLQVLERHYKQVGAEIKENRRKVDWHNVETVERLANDVDIKCEAITFQR from the coding sequence ATGCACCGTAAAGAAGAAGTCATGGGTTCCAGGAATTGCCGCATGAAATCCCTTTTTTTGGCAAGTATTGTATGCATTGCTGTTTTCATATACATGCATTTAAAGGGTGAGGTGTGGAATGCTAACACCCAGTTGCCTGTCTTACATTCAAGAAATTTGGCCAGGAAAAGCTCTGGTTGGCAGCACAAAACAGGAAAGCCAACTAGCTTAACAAGTATTCCAGACATCTCGAGAACTTTGAGTAGGCAATACCACACAGGACACACAACTGGCTCAACAAGTATCATAAAAACCTCAAGTAATTTAAAAAGAGCAAATGACCACTCAATAACACTTCTTGTGAGAATGGCAGGTAAACTGGCGAAGCACAGGCATCGCTACTACTGCGATTTATTCAGAACTACTGTTCTCTATTGGCCACCTTCCTATGGTAAAACAGTCGTTGTGCTTGACGAGGAGTCTGAACTTGACCACGTGtttggggagaaaattaaagcccaaacaaaagatttctttCCAGAGTACAAGCTTGAAGTATTGTTTGAAACACTGCCAAAAGACCCAAGTGTGTTGGACTTCCCTGGCTCTCCAAAACCGCCAGGTTATAACCGCCAGCTATGGAGCAGTTTTTTCTTGGATCTGTATACCAATGATTCAATTATAGCATGGATGGATAATGACGCTGCCTTCATCACACCCGTAACAAAATCTTCAATATTTAGTGGTTCAAAGTTGCGGGCCTTGGGCTGGGATTGCTCTTTGGGAAAGAAATGGGTTCAGGCTTGGGCACGAACTACAGAACTGGCGTTAGGATTTCCATATGTCGCAGACTTTATGACATACTTCCCAGTCTACATTTATCGTGATACATTCACTCACTGTCGAGAGCACATCCTGAAACGTTTCAACACGCATATCTTCAACGAAGCTTTCAAACAGTTCTATTTTGACTTCCTCTCCCCTGTCAGTATTGTCATGAGCTATGCTTGGTATTTTGAAAGAGACCGATATGATTGGAACATGAAGATCTGCTCTGATTTGAATAAGTACAACAAAAAATTTCCTGCTGGTCATACTATTGGTCTGGAGCACACAGAATCGGTATTATCTGAGCCACAAACAACCTTTCATGTACCTTATGCagaatcattgtttgcaaatgtACTCGTCAGCTACTGCTTATCACATGAAGCCTCAGGGAAAAAGATGGATGTCTGCTCAAAGCATGACTTTTCTCTGAGTGATAACTTTGATCTCCTACAGCATGATCTCCAAAGAATTGTATCTCTACCAGAACATCCCTGTTCTGgtgacaaaagaaatttttgtttgcaagTCCTAGAACGTCATTACAAACAAGTTGGTGCTGAGATTAAAGAAAATAGGCGTAAAGTGGACTGGCATAATGTAGAAACTGTTGAAAGGTTAGCAAATGACGTGGATATAAAATGTGAGGCCATAACATTTCAAAGGTAG